The following DNA comes from Cellulophaga sp. HaHa_2_95.
TTAAATGCACTTATGTACGGTTTAGAAGAAGTACTTCTTACCGCCTTTCAGGACAATTCTGAGTTTACCACCACATTAAAAAAGAGCATGGAAAACCGTAAGGAGTTTTTAAATAGATATAGCTATAATGAAACTTTGGGGGTCTTTGAAGATTACAATTGGGTTGCTAGTGAGCCTACTGGCGTAATTTCTTTAGCCACCGTTTATCCCTTATTTTTTAAAATGACTACGCAAGAACAAGCAGATGGAGTAGCCACTTATATCACTAAAAACTTCTTGAAACCAGGAGGTGTTGTTACATCTACTAACCATACGGGGCAACAATGGGATGCACCAAATGGCTGGGCCCCCTTACAATGGATGACTATTGTGGGTCTCGAAAACTACGGACATCATGAGTTAGCAAAAACTATTGCTACCCGGTGGATTGCCTTAAATGAAAAAGTCTATGAAAACACGGGGAAGTTTGTAGAGAAATACAATGTAGAAGACATGACGCTAGATGCTGGTGGCGGAGAATACCCAGTTCAAGACGGATTTGGTTGGAGTAATGGTGTTTATTTAGCCTTAAAAAACCAATACAAAAAAGATAAAAACAAATTATAAGCAGTTCACCACAAGTTTTACTGCTTACGCATCAATTCTTTTAAAAAAGCAACTAACCGTCATACATTTGACATGAGTTAGTTAGTTAATTATTTAATAATAATTTTTCATTTTCATATAGTGTTCTCGTAAAAGAGCCCAATCTTTATAGATTTGGGCTCTTTTCTATTTTCATGGTTATCTAGACTATTTAGTATTAAATATTTACCTTGCAAAAAATAAACTACAGTTATCTTTTTAACACCCAATAATACCCTTATTTTTACCGTTAATATTTTATTTTACTGATATAAACAATTATCGCTTTAATTGTTAACCGCAATTATGAACATATCATGCTCCCGCTAAAAAAAAGAATACATCATCCAATATTTGTGGTTCCATTGTCGCTTTTTTTATCAGTCTCTGGATATGTAATTAGTGATTTCTTCGCACACTGGCAAAAATTTTGGTTAGGCATGTACCTAGCTGTATTACTGCCCATTGTTATATCATTACCTCTTGCTTTAATTATGGACCGCTATTTCAAAAAATTTCAGTCTCAAACAAAAGAATTAGAGCATTTAGATACGATCAATAAAAAACTTTTCCTGTTAATTTCACATGATGTTAGATCTCCCTTAGCAAGTTTAATTGGCACTATTGATTTAGTGACCGACAATGATTTAGATCCAGAAGAAGCCAAACACTATTTTAGCGAGCTTTCTAGTAAAATTAAAAATGTTAATTCATTTTTAGATGGCTTGCTTAATTGGGCAAGGAGACAAACACAGAACAAACCTTTAGAATTTTCATTATATGAGAGTAGTGATATCATAAAGCTTACTCATGATTTACTAGAGCCTGCCGCGAAACTCAAAAAAATTAGAATTACCATGAACATTGGTACTCATAAAATATATGCTGATAAAGAGAGCTATTCTTTTGTACTAAGAAATATTTTACACAACGCCATCAAATTCACTCCTATTGATGGAGAAATTATCATTGAAACTTTTGTGAAAAATAAACAGATCTATACCACCATACAGGATTCTGGAATTGGCATCTCAAAAAATGAAATCAAAAAAATTCTAGACGGTGAAAATTGGCACACTACCAAAGGTACCTCAAATGAAAATGGATCTGGCTTTGGCCTAAGAACCTGTCTATATTACTTAAAGCAAAACAACGGCGTATTACTACTGGATAGTGAAATACATACTGGAACAAAAATAACTATTGTAC
Coding sequences within:
- a CDS encoding sensor histidine kinase KdpD, yielding MLPLKKRIHHPIFVVPLSLFLSVSGYVISDFFAHWQKFWLGMYLAVLLPIVISLPLALIMDRYFKKFQSQTKELEHLDTINKKLFLLISHDVRSPLASLIGTIDLVTDNDLDPEEAKHYFSELSSKIKNVNSFLDGLLNWARRQTQNKPLEFSLYESSDIIKLTHDLLEPAAKLKKIRITMNIGTHKIYADKESYSFVLRNILHNAIKFTPIDGEIIIETFVKNKQIYTTIQDSGIGISKNEIKKILDGENWHTTKGTSNENGSGFGLRTCLYYLKQNNGVLLLDSEIHTGTKITIVLPAEK